The Brachionichthys hirsutus isolate HB-005 chromosome 3, CSIRO-AGI_Bhir_v1, whole genome shotgun sequence genome has a window encoding:
- the ca14 gene encoding carbonic anhydrase 14 — translation MDVLALCILLILLCFQWTVAPAAAEISWTYTGLVGQSEWSQYFPDCGGTSQSPVDVVTTQTKYDPSLTPLTPLGYDQHGYQPFTLFNNGHTAVIMLPEWMGLSGLPWFFTAVQMHLHWGSGGPSHGGSEHTTNGLSADAELHVVHYNSELYPNMSTAMTQRNGLAVLGILIVTGEETNVAFNNILHYLSRVRHADQRVSIPAFDVQSLLPEDLGRYYRYNGSLTTPPCYQSVIWTLFHERVRISKAQLLKMETILYSSKAAEADRMLLQDNYRETQPLNHRVIFTSFTAESGKELSSGLSLSGRFVCFSSAGEVTAIVIGVMCGCVGLAVIVRFVVKTIRFFTLLRRETVAVNSSTSSWDVLPSTRPAPMPRMDEPHKKQEVDLSMTSEGEKKEEPSLPPQTEP, via the exons ATGGACGTTTTGGCTCTTTGCATCCTTCTAATACTTCTGTGCTTTCAGTGGACAGTTGCCCCAGCTGCTG CTGAAATTTCCTGGACATACACGG GCTTGGTGGGTCAATCTGAGTGGTCGCAGTATTTCCCTGACTGCGGTGGCACTTCTCAGTCGCCTGTTGATGTTGTAACCACCCAGACTAAATACGACCCCAGTCTGACCCCTCTGACCCCCCTGGGCTACGATCAGCACGGCTACCAGCCCTTCACTCTGTTTAATAATGGACACACAG CGGTCATCATGCTACCAGAATGGATGGGACTCTCGGGGCTGCCGTGGTTTTTTACAGCTGTGCAAATGCACCTCCACTGGGGTAGCGGCGGTCCGAGTCACGGGGGCAGCGAACACACCACCAACGGACTGAGTGCAGATGCAGAG CTGCATGTGGTGCACTACAACTCTGAACTCTACCCCAACATGTCCACAGCCATGACCCAGAGGAATGGCCTGGCCGTTTTAGGAATTCTCATTGTG ACAGGTGAGGAGACCAACGTGGCATTCAACAACATCCTTCACTACCTGAGCCGCGTCAGACACGCTG ATCAGAGGGTGTCCATCCCGGCCTTTGACGTCCAGTCCCTGCTCCCTGAGGATCTGGGACGCTACTATCGCTACAACGGCTCCCTAACAACGCCACCCTGCTACCAGAGTGTGATCTGGACTCTTTTCCACGAGAGGGTTCGAATCTCAAAGGCTCAG ctgctgaagaTGGAGACGATCCTTTACTCCAGTAAAGCCGCGGAGGCCGAcaggatgctgctgcaggacaactACCGGGAAACACAGCCGCTCAACCACAGGGTCATCTTCACATCCTTCACTGCAG AATCGGGGAAGGAGCTCTCTTCTG GTTTGTCCTTGTCAGGacggtttgtgtgtttctcctctGCAGGTGAAGTCACAGCGATAGTAATAGGAGTGATGTGTGGCTGTGTCGGTCTGGCAGTCATCGTTCGCTTCGTTGTCAAGACGATTCG GTTTTTTACTCTCCTCCGCCGTGAAACTGTTGCAGTAAACAG CTCTACCTCAAGTTGGGACGTCCTACCCAGTACCCGGCCTGCTCCAATGCCAAG GATGGACGAGCCACATAAAAAGCAAGAGGTGGATTTGAGCATGACttctgaaggagaaaaaaaagaagaacccTCACTGCCTCCACAAACGGAGCCTTAG
- the LOC137914495 gene encoding uncharacterized protein — MQSQGRTSAPPSFDSLSSSDGLFFSDSEQAEDDADVFLMDSSSSVIIVGADRAVAPGDAGSASPGSQWTYDSFNDKEEESSCGSESSRNAALVRLDETDPASPAPKSEGDRLFAQKCAELQGFVRPMLELLNGLKRGRFDRGLSGFQQSVAMDRIQRIVGVLQRPNSGEKYLNTLLQVEGMLKLWFPHISPQSVSAASSVASSPAHSVPDTSCSTPPHKHRDQLHIPVKKRRLSWTGSDSPAPSPAGLKCPRVSAEEKRAKRGGDGSDGPSPSVGSDANQNSPNKAADIQMNADVKGRKREDLTKLSKYKAGQRSEPSLTWVHVAPILSPGKACRSHEGTTMARPPGRQGSPATQDSAISSTTPYKQHKTPKKPSWCRSQLVPGKRRETVEACRDQNQSSVTLQPLPRVCPPPPAPLET, encoded by the exons ATGCAGTCTCAGGGCCGCACTTCAGCTCCGCCCTCCTTCGACTCTCTTAGCTCCAGCGACGGCCTCTTCTTCAGCGACTCCGAGCAGGCCGAGGACGACGCGGATGTCTTCCTGAtggacagctcctcctctgtcatCATCGTTGGTGCGGACAGGGCTGTGGCCCCTGGAGACGCTGGATCGGCGAGTCCTGGCTCCCAGTGGACCTACGACAGCTTCAACGATAAAGAGGAGGAGTCGTCGTGCGGGTCGGAGAGCAGCAGGAACGCGGCCCTCGTCCGCTTGGATGAGACGGATCCTGCGAGCCCTGCCCCAAAATCAGAGGGAGACCGGCTGTTTGCTCAAAAG tGTGCTGAGCTCCAGGGTTTCGTAAGGCCaatgctggagctgctgaatgGACTGAAGAGGGGCCGATTTGATCGCG GTCTGAGTGGTTTCCAGCAGAGCGTCGCTATGGATCGAATCCAGAGGATTGTGGGGGTTTTACAGCGGCCTAACAGTGG GGAGAAGTACCTGAACACTCTGCTCCAGGTGGAGGGGATGCTCAAGCTTTGGTTTCCACACATCTCCCCGCAGTCCGTCTCTGCAGCTTCCAGCGTTGCCTCATCCCCCGCTCACTCCGTCCCGGACACTTCCTGTTCCACCCCACCACACAAGCACAGGGACCAGTTGCATATTCCTGTCAAG AAGCGCAGACTCAGCTGGACAGGCTCAGACTCTCCCGCTCCTTCCCCCGCGGGTCTCAAGTGCCCTCGCGTCAGCGCAGAGGAGAAGAGGGCAAAGCGAGGCGGCGATGGAAGCGATGGCCCTTCTCCATCAGTGGGGTCTGACGCGAACCAAAACTCGCCAAATAAAGCTGCTGATATCCAGATGAACGCAGACGTCAAGGGAAGGAAAAGGGAGGACCTGACCAAGCTGTCAAAATACAAAGCAGGCCAGCGATCCGAGCCCAGCCTGACATGGGTTCACGTTGCACCCATCCTGTCCCCAGGAAAGGCCTGCCGTTCGCACGAGGGCACCACGATGGCCCGCCCTCCTGGAAGGCAGGGTAGTCCAGCTACACAAGACAGCGCCATCTCTTCCACCACACCCTACAAGCAACATAAAACCCCGAAGAAGCCGAGCTGGTGCCGAAGCCAGCTGGTTCCTGGGAAGCGGAGAGAGACCGTGGAGGCCTGTCGGGATCAAAATCAATCTTCCGTCACACTCCAGCCTTTGCCCAGGGtgtgccccccgccccctgcccccTTAGAGACCTGA
- the prpf3 gene encoding U4/U6 small nuclear ribonucleoprotein Prp3, producing the protein MSLPKREVEELRPWVERTVKKELGFSEPTVVTAALHCVGKGLDKRRTIDQLRPFLDDSAGGFVERLFEALEESRSSRGNKGAGEKNRKRELKDVFGDESESGVIREAPDPTDVVTTKRKRVHRFEEVEEPEVIPGPPSETPAMLTKMQIKQMMEAATKQIEERKKQLTFTSSVPAGPRLPPPTPQSHMEMPQLSRLLGASAAAGGASSIGPSQAASFMNDAIEKARKAAELQARIQSQLALKPGILGVLGNTGPNNLVALANLHAMGIAPPKVEIKEVNKPTPLILDDKGRTVDASGKEVELTHRMPTLKANIRAVKREQFRQQLKEKPGEELESTSYFDQRVFITPAQRTRRGFRFHDQGRFEKIAQRIRTKAQLERLQNEIAQAAKKTGIQTSTKLALIAPRKDIGDGDVPNIEWWDSFILPSNVDLSTDMNIDKVDLFGVTSLVEHPAQISPPVDTDKPVTLGVYLTKKEQKKLRRQTRREGQKEVQEKVRLGLMPPPEPKVRISNLMRVLGTEAVQDPTKVEAHVRAQMAKRQKAHEEANAARKLTAGQRKEKKVKKLREDLTHGVHLAVYRIRNLQNPAKKFKVEANASQLYLTGTVVLHRDVNLVVVEGGPKSQKKFKRLMLHRIKWVEHNSKRDDPDGDDDTKRNNKCWLIWEGTAKERNYGEIKFKQCPTENMAREHFKKHGTEHYWDLALSMSVLETSDD; encoded by the exons ATGTCTCTCCCTAAGCGGGAGGTGGAGGAGTTGAGGCCGTGGGTGGAGCGAACCGTGAAGAAAGAACTGGGCTTCTCGGAGCCCACGGTGGTCACTGCAGCTTTGCACTGCGTTGGAAAAGGGCTGGACAAAAGGAGGACCATTG ACCAGCTGCGTCCCTTCCTCGACGACTCTGCCGGAGGTTTTGTGGAGCGTCTTTTTGAAGCACTGGAGGAAAGTCGCAGTTCCCGTGGCAACAAAGGAGCAGGAGAAAAGAATCGTAAGAGAGAACTTAAA GATGTGTTTGGCGACGAATCTGAAAGTGGTGTCATAAGGGAAGCTCCAGACCCAACAGATGTGGTAACTACCAAGCGTAAGCGGGTCCACCGCTTTGAGGAAGTGGAGGAGCCGGAAGTCATCCCTGGACCGCCATCTGAGACTCCTGCGATGCTCACCAAAATGCAG ATCAAACAGATGATGGAGGCAGCCACAAAACAgatagaggagaggaagaaacagCTGACCTTTACCTCTTCAGTGCCAGCAGGACCa AGGTTGCCCCCTCCCACGCCACAGTCACATATGGAAATGCCCCAACTATCACGGCTTCTTGgcgcttctgctgctgcaggtggtgCGTCATCTATTGGTCCCTCCCAGGCTGCCAGCTTCATGAATGATGCTATCGAAAAGGCCCGCAAGGCTGCCGAACTACAGGCTCGCATCCAGTCCCAGCTCGCCCTGAAGCCTGGCATCCTCGGAGTGTTGGGGAACACTGGGCCGAACAACTTAGTGGCCCTTGCAAACCTACATGCTATGGGAATTGCCCCACC GAAAGTGGAGATCAAGGAGGTGAACAAGCCAACGCCTCTCATCCTGGATGACAAGGGGAGAACTGTGGATGCCAGTGGCAAAGAAGTTGAACTCACACACCGCATGCCCACGCTGAAAG CAAACATTCGTGCGGTGAAGCGGGAGCAGTTCCGTCAGCAGCTGAAAGAGAAGCCTGGGGAGGAACTGGAGTCGACGTCATACTTTGATCAGCGTGTTTTTATCACTCCAGCTCAACGCACCCGCAGGGGCTTTAGGTTCCATGATCAGGGACGCTTTGAGAAGATTGCTCAGAGAATTAGAACTAAG GCCCAGTTGGAAAGGTTGCAGAATGAAATTGCCCAGGCGGCAAAGAAGACTGGAATCCAGACATCCACCAAGCTTGCACTAATTGCTCCAAGGAAAGACATCGGAGATGGAGATGTGCCCAACATTGAGTGGTGGGACTCTTTCATCCTGCCCTCCAACGTAGACCT ATCAACTGACATGAATATTGACAAGGTGGATCTCTTTGGTGTGACCAGCTTGGTAGAACATCCGGCCCAGATTAGCCCTCCAG TGGACACAGATAAGCCGGTGACGCTGGGTGTGTACCTGACAAAGAAGGAACAGAAGAAGCTGAGAAGGCAGACAAGAAGGGAAGGACAAAAGGAAGTTCAGGAGAAGGTTCGTCTGGGACTGATGCCTCCACCAGAACCCAAAG taCGCATCTCTAACCTGATGAGGGTACTGGGGacggaggcggttcaggacccCACGAAAGTGGAGGCTCATGTTAGAGCACAGATGGCCAAGAGACAGAA GGCTCACGAGGAGGCAAATGCTGCTCGAAAGCTCACAGCGGggcagaggaaagagaaaaaggTCAAGAAGTTGAGAGAAGACCTCACTCACGGTGTTCACCTTGCTGTGTACAG GATCCGTAACCTGCAAAATCCTGCAAAGAAGTTTAAAGTGGAGGCCAATGCCAGCCAGCTGTACCTGACGGGGACGGTCGTTCTGCACAGAGATGTCAACCTTGTGGTTGTGGAGGGTG GCCCTAAATCCCAGAAAAAGTTCAAGAGGCTGATGTTACACAGAATCAAATGGGTGGAACACAACAGTAAAAGAGATG ATccagatggtgatgatgacacAAAGAGGAACAACAAGTGTTGGCTGATTTGGGAG GGCACAGCTAAAGAGCGTAATTATGGGGAAATCAAGTTCAAGCAGTGCCCCACAGAAAACATGGCCCGAGAACACTTCAAGAAACACGGAACAGAACATTACTGGGATCTTGCTCTTAGCATGAGTGTCCTGGAAACCTCAGATGACTGA